CCCGGTAGTGGTATTTTGCATCAATGATCCCGAAGATCAGCACGATGCTCCAGGCAAAAAATACCACTGATTCGTACAGGTTGGACATCGGCGCATGGCCGACTCCCATGTCGTAGGACTCTTTCCAGCGCAGCCCCAGTGCGACGGTCTGGAGGGCAAAACCGGTCCAGGCCAGAACGGAACCTGCCAGGCCGATCTGCTTGTTGCGCCCGGCCAGGTAGATGAAGAAGGCCAGGGTGGAGAGCATGTAGAAGATGGTGGTACCGTTCATCAATGATCCGCTGTTCATCGTGTCTCCTCCTGCTGCAGTGTTGCCTTCAGTTGTTGTTCGATCCGCTCAATGCGCTGACGGAAGGCTGCCTGGGACTTGGTGGTATGACCGGCAATCACCAGTCTGCCCTGGCCAAATCTGAACCAGATCCGCTGGTGCGGCAGGAAAAAGGCTACATACAGCCCGACGCACATCAGCAGGCTGCCGATCCAGACCACCCAGACACCGGGGTCCTTGTTGACCTGCAGGCCGGTATACGGGCGTTCGGTGCCACCCTGGTAGGTGATGACCGGCAGGTTGTGTTTGGCTGCCTCACGTCTGTTCTCTTCAGGGTAGTTGGCAAGGCTCAACAAGGTCACTGCTGCGCCGCCATTGGCGGGATGCACGTCAATCCTGGCCGCCGGTCCGGTCTTGCCCGGCAGGAATGGCGAGACATCCTGTACCGCCTCAATCAGGTGCATGCTGCTGCCGTCCGGCAGATGGGCGGTTTCTTCACTGCCGACCGTCAGGCGTGTGGTACCGACGGTAAAGGTGTGGTTACCAGTGGTGCCGTAACTGGACTGATAAAAGGTGATCCCCTTGTAGGTCAACGGATCGTTGACGATCAGGCGGGCATGTTTGTAGCCGGGAATCTCCTTGCCATTCTCGGTAAGAGTCAGGATGCTCTTGAACTCTTTGGGCATCTGACTGGGGCCGCCACCGGGGGCATCATAGAAACTGACCGTAAACTGGTCGCAGCGCAGCTCAAAACCGAGCGGCCGCTGCTGCCCTTTGCGGTCGGTGAAGCTGGAGACGGTACTGCCTTCCGGTATGGCCACAAAGCCCTTGAAACCGAAGATATTACCGATAATGGCGCCAATGAAGATCAGGATCACGCTGGCATGTACGCCATAGACCGCCAGTCTGGCCCAGGGGCGCTGCTGCACAAACAGGTGCAGTTCATGATCCTTTTCGGTCAGTACCGGTTTGCCTGCAACGGCAGCGATCGCTGCGGTCAGTCTGGCACGGTCAACAGATTCCGGGACGGTTAAAACAGCGCTGCAGGTGGCGGCTGCTTCCTGGGCGCTGCTGAGGGTGATGTCCGGTCTGGTGGCGATCCGCCAGACATGGGGCAGTCGTTTGATGGTGCAGGCCAGCAGGTTGATCGACAGCAGGGCCAAAAGCCCCTGAAACCACCAGGCGTGGTACATGTCAAAGAAGCCGAGCAAGGCATAGAGGCGGAAACGGTTGCCCTGTTCACCGCCGATGGATGCGACATATTCAGGGGGCAGTTGCCCCTGGGGAATAACGGTCCCGATGATGGAAACCAGGGCCAGCAGAATCAGTACAGCCATGGTCAGGCGCAGCGAGGCAAGGGTCTGCATGACCTTGTCGCTGACCGAACGGTGTTCAGTCGTCATAGGTGGATCTCCTGAAACAGATAATCAGTCTTTGCAGCCAGGTGGCGCAAAGGAACAGGCAGAAAATGCCGCTAGGATGCTGTGATTACAGTCAGGAGAGGTTTTGCGGAGGTACAAAGATGGAGAGATAGACTTGCGGTGGTGTTTGAGGCGTAGAGAGATTAAAACTGCTGGCAATGGCAACCGGTAAAGGAACGGTGACTGGAGCAAGGGTCAGTGGTGCATGGCAGGCACAGGCGCAGGCGGTTGTTGCACAGCCGTCATCCTGGTGTGTGTCTGCAGGGGTTTCTCCATGGCAGCCATCGCAATCAGCACTGGAGGCGGCTGTGCTGCGTGTATCGGGCAGATCCTGATGACTCAGTGCAGCCACCGGAGCCATCAGGATCGTTGCCAGTGCCAGTATGCTCAACAGGGTTGTGCTGATTATGCGGATACGTGTTTGTAGCATACCGTTACAGTAGGGAATTGGCGTACTGTTTGTCAAGCTGTTTCCAGCAACTCATCGGTTTCCGGTTTCCGTAAAAGTAGTGAGGCAACCACTGCGATCGCCAGGGTCACCACAATCACTGCCAGTGACAGACTGATCGGAATATGGAACCCCAGCATCATCAGGATCATCTTGACCCCCACAAAGGCCAGGATCAGGGCGATGCCGAACTTCAGGTAGGCAAACATCCCCATCAGGTTCGAGAGCAGAAAGAAGAGCGATCTGAGTCCCATGATGGCAAAGACGTTGGAGGTCAGTACGATAAACGGGTCCAGGGTAATGGCAAAGATGGCCGGAATCGAGTCCATGGCAAAGACCAGGTCGCTGCTCTCCACCACCAGCAGTACCATGAAGAGTGGACTGGCAATCCAGAGCTGCATGCGACGGGTAATAAACCAGTCGCCACGGATCCGCTTGGTCATCGGCAGGAAGCGGCGGGCCAGCTTGACCAGCGGGTTCTTGTCCGGCTCAATCTCGTCATCGCCGCTGAAGGCCATCTTCCAGGCGGTGTAGACCAGTAGTGCGCCAAAGATATAGAAAAGCCATTGGAACTCTTTCAGCAGTGCTGCGCCGATGAAGATGAAGACCAGCCGCATTACGATGGCACCCAGAATACCCCATTTCAAAACCTTGGCCTGCAGTTCACCCCGTACCCCGAAGACCGTGAAGATCATGATGAAGACAAACAGGTTGTCCACTGAGAGCGACTGTTCAATCAGGTAGCCGGTCAGAAACTCCAGTGCCTTCTGCTGGCCCATGGTGTACCAGATTCCGCCACCGAACAGCAGAGCCAGAAGCATCCAGACCACGGTCCAGGTGGCTGCTTTTTTGAAGCTGACCCGGCCGCTCTTGCGGTTCAGGCTCAGGTCTATGACCAGCATAAAGCTGATCAGGGCTGCAAAGACGATCCACATGATGGTGGTAGGTGACATGGTAGTTCCTTTACAACAACTGTTTAGAGTGAGAACAGGCGCCAGCCCATGGCAACGCCAAACACCAGAAACATGAAGCCGGCAGTGCGGTGAATCCAGCAGACCGGGATATACTTGACCAGTTGTTTGCCGGCAAAGATGCCGATCAACGAAACCAGCCAGAGCGCCAGGGTTGAGGCAACAAAAACGGTGACGATGCCGGACAGGCTGCCGGAGTGTTGGGCTGCCTGACTGGCGGTCACCAGCTGGGTCTTGTCACCCAGCTCTGCCATGAAGATCATCAGAAAGGCGGTCCGCACCGCATCAGCTGCAGTGGGGGGCGGAGTATCGTCATCTCCGGCATCACAGGCATTTTTCAGGGTACTGTAGCCAAAGTACAGAAACAACAGGGCTGAAACCAGGGTGACCCAGAAGATCGGCAGTACCAGAAACAGGATCTTCCCCACCAGTACCGCTGCTAGGTTCAGCACGGTAAAGGCTGCGGCA
Above is a window of Trichlorobacter lovleyi SZ DNA encoding:
- a CDS encoding TMEM165/GDT1 family protein, whose product is MELSTFISSFGLIFLAELGDKTQLTAMALALRYPWKRIFIGIAAAFTVLNLAAVLVGKILFLVLPIFWVTLVSALLFLYFGYSTLKNACDAGDDDTPPPTAADAVRTAFLMIFMAELGDKTQLVTASQAAQHSGSLSGIVTVFVASTLALWLVSLIGIFAGKQLVKYIPVCWIHRTAGFMFLVFGVAMGWRLFSL
- the resB gene encoding cytochrome c biogenesis protein ResB; translation: MTTEHRSVSDKVMQTLASLRLTMAVLILLALVSIIGTVIPQGQLPPEYVASIGGEQGNRFRLYALLGFFDMYHAWWFQGLLALLSINLLACTIKRLPHVWRIATRPDITLSSAQEAAATCSAVLTVPESVDRARLTAAIAAVAGKPVLTEKDHELHLFVQQRPWARLAVYGVHASVILIFIGAIIGNIFGFKGFVAIPEGSTVSSFTDRKGQQRPLGFELRCDQFTVSFYDAPGGGPSQMPKEFKSILTLTENGKEIPGYKHARLIVNDPLTYKGITFYQSSYGTTGNHTFTVGTTRLTVGSEETAHLPDGSSMHLIEAVQDVSPFLPGKTGPAARIDVHPANGGAAVTLLSLANYPEENRREAAKHNLPVITYQGGTERPYTGLQVNKDPGVWVVWIGSLLMCVGLYVAFFLPHQRIWFRFGQGRLVIAGHTTKSQAAFRQRIERIEQQLKATLQQEETR
- a CDS encoding TerC family protein — encoded protein: MSPTTIMWIVFAALISFMLVIDLSLNRKSGRVSFKKAATWTVVWMLLALLFGGGIWYTMGQQKALEFLTGYLIEQSLSVDNLFVFIMIFTVFGVRGELQAKVLKWGILGAIVMRLVFIFIGAALLKEFQWLFYIFGALLVYTAWKMAFSGDDEIEPDKNPLVKLARRFLPMTKRIRGDWFITRRMQLWIASPLFMVLLVVESSDLVFAMDSIPAIFAITLDPFIVLTSNVFAIMGLRSLFFLLSNLMGMFAYLKFGIALILAFVGVKMILMMLGFHIPISLSLAVIVVTLAIAVVASLLLRKPETDELLETA